The Lycium ferocissimum isolate CSIRO_LF1 chromosome 1, AGI_CSIRO_Lferr_CH_V1, whole genome shotgun sequence genome includes a region encoding these proteins:
- the LOC132029875 gene encoding uncharacterized protein LOC132029875, with protein MFFWLTTLGMQKFTNEDPPVPEEGMPKNQRFMVVEAWKHSDFLCKDYILSALEDDSYNVYSSAKTSKELRIALKKKYKTEDACLKKFVVVKFLDYKMVDSKTVETQVQELQVLIHDLIAEDMVINEAFQVPAIIEKLPPS; from the coding sequence ATGTTCTTTTGGTTGACCACTCTTGGTATGCAGAAGTTCACAAACGAAGACCCTCCTGTTCCTGAAGAAGGAATGCCTAAAAATCAGCGCTTCATGGTTGTTGAGGCTTGGAAGCATTCAGATTTCTTGTGCAAAGATTACATCCTTAGTGCTTTAGAGGACGATTCGTACAATGTTTATAGTTCTGCTAAGACTTCAAAGGAATTGCGAATTGCACTTAAAAAGAAGTATAAAACCGAAGATGCATGCTTGAAAAAATTTGTGGTTGTCAAGTTTCTAGACTATAAAATGGTGGACAGTAAGACTGTTGAAACCCAAGTTCAAGAACTCCAAGTCCTTATCCATGACCTTATTGCTGAAGATATGGTAATTAATGAGGCATTTCAAGTGCCTGCTATAATTGAGAAGTTGCCTCCTTCGTGA